The DNA region caaaaatgtTTGAGAGGACTGTTGGGTTCCATTTCTTTGACCTGAATTATTTGAGTTCCTCATTATTATAATGTTTATTCCATTTATTTAGCTTGTGATCATTAGTTTATTTTGTTGAATCAATATAAGCTCCTTTTCATTTGAGATTAATTTTTGTTGGCCTTTTTTAATTGGTTgcattgtgttttatgtttccaTTTTTGGGAAAGTGATATTATTGgaatttctgtttatttcatcTAATTATATTAATTGATTATTAAACCTAGTAGGCACTATGTCAAGTGCCTGCCCCATTACCACAGCTGATTCTGTTTAATCTTGATATTCTTTTCTTAATAATTTGGGCCTTGCTTTAATTATCTTGAAACCTGACGGCTGCCAACCCCATAGGTGTTTGGTATATTGTGTTTACTTGTACATTGGTTAATTTATTTTGCCTGTTACCCTACTGCCTGTTATCCCTTATCCCTTTCAGTCGCTGAGAGCCGAAGGTGGTGGGGCTGGTGTCCCAGGTGGTGGACTCCCCCTTCGTGTGCTTGCTCCCCCTGGTTTGATTTACTTCACAACGTATGTGTGACAGTGATCTTCACGTGTGACCGGGGTGAAGTTGTATTTACCATTGATAAGCCTCAGCTCCTGCCCATGTCCCTGTGTGACCGGATTTTGCTGCCCTTTAAGACATGgtatttttgtaataaaaataattatattttgttaaaaaagaACCCTGTCTCGTGCCTCAGTATAATGAACCTGAATACCTTGGTACAGGTATTAATCAAATCTAAATAATTCTTCAGGTGAAATTCCTGAGGTGGCGTTGGCTGGCTGTGTAATTGATAAGGTTATATTTCTAACTAGCATTAAGCTTCCAAATGTACCTAATCCAACTCTGCTCGCCACAATAGTGTAGCAAAatctattattattgtttataaatatttttaataatttaaatacaaactgaTCACTacaaaacattataaataaataataaaaacagaaatatatatttttaaaacttgCATAACTTTAACGGTGTAACCCCACAGatgtttctgtttcactctTTATTGATGTTTATGACAAGGtagtttttgttgaaaaaaaatacagaatatattTTGGTCAGATTTTATTTGTCGTTTTCAACATTATAAACCaaaatttttctttatttatttttattgtaaaaaaaaaaaacaagattgaTTTAACTACAAATGGGTCCAGTGAATTGGACAAgctacatgtagaagacacataataacacatttaatcCTTTTCTTAACCATACCAGTAACCAAATTGATGACAGGTGGTTGAAGATTTGCGATTCACAAGTCCtctctgtttctgcttcttATTGCTATTCAGGGTTTTGTCTGTTCAGTGGATTCAGGAGAATTTTGTATTTGGAAAAGCacaagcaggaagtgaaagtTTGGATATGTCACAAAATGCATGATGGTTTTCTCATGATCTGACAGCTTTTCTCATCAGCATAAATAAGTTCTTATTTGGATTTCCTTAAAGTGTTGATCTATAGATCATGGTTGTTTGGGGGACAATGAGGTCACTTTAGGGCTGACGTTATTCAGGTCACTGTGAGGAAATGCAAATCTCAAAGTTCTGGGATGGGGCTGAAAAGTTGAGCTATAAGAGAAAGAGGTctctcttcacttctctctAAAAAACTCTTTCTCTCTACATTCATGATGCAGCTGTTTGGAGCTCTGGTTCTGTTTACGACTCTATCCACAGGTAAGACCTGAGGCAAACTTGTgcactttgacattttaacttAAAGACATGTGTTGATGTTTAAAGGTTGTTGTCaaagttcaacatttttatGCTTGTTCACTTGAGGATTGACTCATGTCTGTTCGTTTAGTATGAAACAGCCAAGGACTTCTTTTCTCAGCTGGAAACAGCAACACatttaatattgtttgttttaccCTCGTAAAACCCAAAGTGTAACAATGACAATGTAAACTGATATGTTGATATAGTTTGCcaactataaatatatatgtgcaTAAATGCGTAAagagtatttccattttatttatcatatattctgTTTCAAttcttaatttaatttcttgCTACTTTTATTTCTTACGTTTTCCTTTACACTACTACGTAGTTCTGCTGTCAATTTTGAATATCCACTTcctctatttttctcttttcttatctTACCTAGGccaattttatttaatataaattattttactCTCTCTTATCGGTGTCAGCATCAGCCCCCAAAAATCCATAATGCTGGGGCTCTGTAGTAAGCCTAACAAGTCAATTTATtattgttaccatgacaacgAAGGCTTATTACACCTGCCTCTGGTACATTTTTGTGGTTAGTATCTGAGGAAACGGGAAAGTGACCTACGCAGTTGTTGAAGTTAGAGCTTTTTAGAATTTTAAACCAGTGACATTAAAGACTCACTGACTAATTTTAATTTCCCAGCTTGATGAGAACTTTTAAGCCAAGATGTCATTCCTCATTTGCCTAATAAAAAAGACATCTCGACTATATAGTGTTCATACTTTATATTGTGACAGAGCTAAGTACTTTAACTCCGACACATTATAAAGCATAAGcttaatacatatttaaaagaaagcatttgaAAGCACTCACACTGACGTTTCCTTTCCTGTTTTACTCCTTCATGGGCACGCAGATATTGTAATTTTCACATCCTCTTAATAAGAAATGTCCTTCAAAATGCTTTGTTGTCTCTTAGAACACAGACGACTGAATAGAAACTCTGTGAACGTTGTGAAGAGCAAACACTGATGAgactgtggttgtttgtgtctctgcagcatgTGGACTGAAATGCTACTTCTGCACACCCCTCACGTCTAACTGCACTGACACCATAGTTTGCCCTGACGGCTTTGACCGCTGTTCTTCTGTCCAAGCATTGGGTGAGTTGTTCTTTCACATCAGACGTTTCTGCGGACAGAAGTGTGAACTCCAAACACATAGCAAAATCAAACTTTATCTCGAGGGACTTTGTGTAGTCAGGTCGAGACCGGAAAAAATATTGCAGAGAAACAgagcgactgtggagagaaaacaggTGGAAACCAGATTGACTGGTTGGggtgctcagtgcatgatgggaggtCCTGCATCCGTCTGGGCCTAAAGCAACATAActaagggttagggttcagggCTCACCTGATCCAGCAATGAAGCGTAATGAATTTTGGGATAGGTTGGGCCAGGAAGGGTTCAACTGTTGGAGTCTTCATATCTGTCAGGGCTCGCAGAAATGGCAGGCGTGAACCCAAATGCACGACACAGAAACAGAGTAGGAATAAGCAAAGTTCTAGGTTTATTTACAGAGCAGGGGTCAGATACCAGGCAGTCAGTCAGATGCAAACAAATCCAATAAGGAGTAGGTGAAAGAGAGATCCAGGGAACAAGCAGGTAAGTCACAAAGGAGATCAGGCAGGTTATGAGAAAGGAGGGTAACGCTGGAAGGTAAGGTAAGTAACACTAACGATCTGGCAGAGGGCAAAGGAAACTGGCAAGCAGATATACTGGAGGGAACTAATGAATGGATTGAAGAATGGTGCGTCTGTGAGAGGAGCCGGTGCggaagtgcagagcaggaggGGAGTGGCTGAACTCTGAAACGACACAGGAATTAGTATGTAAAAATAAGACAAGTGAAAATATTAATAAGAGGGCGAATTCGTGACAGTATCTCTGGGATGGAAGGACGCATTTGGGACGGCCTAGTCGCCCCGCTGAAGCAATCTgctttcaaatgcagcctccagACGATGCAGCCTTGAATTGATACGTAGTGATGGGGTTTGCCTCCCGAAACCAGAGTGGGAGCtagttccacaggagaggaggctggTACCTGAAGGCTCTCATGTGATCTATTGGGATAATAAGGGGCTGTGAGCTCTTTAATGTCTGATAGGGCTTGATTCTTAAAGGCCTTGTGTCTTCATGCTTTAACTTCATATGTGGATGTACTAAATATCTGGTGTATGTgtcatttatataataatatgttttGTAAACTGGAGTTTTTCCCCCATCGTGTCTTGCAGGAATCATGGTTACCAAGGGCTGTATAAACGAAAAGTTATGTGTTGGTGGCAAGCTATGCTGTGAGGGGGACTTGTGTAACAGCGCCGCACTGACTGGTCCAAGCGCCATTCTCCTGCTGGTGTCCTCCGCCATCATCACGCCGTTTCTCTGAAGCTCCGGCTGAGAATATGTTGTGGTTTCTATGTTGCTCTACAAAGAGTTGTTGATTcaggacaaacacaacattcctCAGGATGAAACTTGTaatcctttttctttatttttacaacCATCAACACTTTTTTAGGAATCCCtgatttaaaattttaaaaaaaaagaatgacaaAACACGACATTAAATATGAAGCatgagaaaataataaacatgttgATTTGATGAACCTGATGATGAACAAACAAGCAGACATAGTGTAACTGGGTTATTGTTGTACCTATAATCAATAAATATGACTACAAGAAAATACACCTAAGTCCTGGTCAATGATTGCTTTAATTTGTACATAGATTTGAATATTAAAAAGGTTTGATGTTGCCACCTACTTTGTAATTTCACAAACgtcagtctgtctgtatgtTTTTGAAACATGTACAGGTATCTGTATTTAGAATCTCTTTGTGTGTAAATAGATTTCAAAATGTatgaagaaaatattttaaaatatgtatttagatTTGAAGTACTACTTAGTACTACAATAATTGCCCCATACAGCTGACTCACTGCCACCAGATGctcacaagatggcagcattagGTAAAGTAACATTTCTATGAATAACTGGAATTAATGAGTGTTTTAGATTACAGCTGCTCCGATGTCTTCTTGGCCGacttgagagaaaacaaaaaaactacaaaaacaaaatactttAATATTACCAATGTGttatcattttgtttatttgtataaaaacaTCAAGATACCAAATGGGAagtttcatatatatatatcacagtttttttttatcaaagtgTTTAGTGTTATGAAATTTAACTTCTGCGAGTTCTGGAAGAAGACCAAGTAGTGGGACTATAaagttcacatctcctcctccacagatctctctcctcacagggttgaattattatttattatttatgcaTCTCTGATCCTGTGTGTGATTCTGTCCACAGGTaagaagagtgtgtgtttatgtctctaTTCTgggctttaaaaacacaaagaaatgaaGGTTACTAATGAGTAAATGAGTCATTTTATTCCTTGAGTTCTGGGTTTCACATCAAGATTTACAGCcaaaattgatttgttttgaaagaCAAGTGACAGGACAGGATGTGACACAATAATAACCCAATAGTTAATGGTTATTACAACATATTTTCGTAACCTATAACACACTCAGAACTCAAGACaaataaggattttttttcatctggaTCAGGGACGAAGCTGGATGAATTTGCGGAATAACTTATttcttcatgtttctttttacaagtgcaaataaaagaaaaatcaggCGATGTGGTGCACAGTATGGTCATGGCAAACTGAAAATCAAACAGTCCACATGTGAATACAATCTGAAGATAAAACAAGTACCGTGGGAATCACACAGTTGCTTTGACACGGATGCATCCATTGAACAATCAAGTGTTGAAATGGAGCGGAATGTTGTTGTCATGTGGAAACATCAGACTTCCGTTTTGTGATGTACTTTAGGCCAACGCATTTATTGGACCCCTTTAGAACCCATTTCAAAACACACTTAAAATCAACAAAGCTTTTCACAGCacataaaacaaactttttcctGTTCTCTTTGGCGTCTAATTTCATAAGGTAGCAAGTAATCCTTCATAGCTGCACAAAACATTAACCCGACCACTTCCTTGACAGTGATAACATCTGGATGGATTTCACATCTCCAACATAACATTTACTTAACTTTCCAAATCCCTTTAAATGATGCTTATCGGTGCATATTGACCTTTCACATTTGTCACATGTGAAACATCGTGTTATCGTCTCACAGAAGTGAAATTAGTCTCTATAAATGCCTGCCACAAACACATATGACTGATGTTATTCAAAGTTGCTGTGTATGAGCTTTGAATATTTTTGACATTGACTCCACCTTGTGGTTGGAACAAGGATGGAAGAAAACtacacagcagcaggactgtCATCAAACAAAAACTatcaaaaaaacatgaaaaatgctTTAATCCCATCACATTTATAAAGTTGgtaagtttaacatttaaaatcagtGCGGAATCCATCTTATATAGTAGAATTATTATCAAGAACAGCAATTAGATGACTTAACAAGGAGTGTGCTTTACTCTAATAATCACTGTGTAAGCTTAggacatacattatattcatatgcCAGATATCTCATTCACAGTGTCACTACTTAAAAACATATAGGTGCAGTGCATTAgcatatcagtgtgtgtgtgatttatttcCTCAATGGTTCTGTGTGCGACGGCCGGCATATTCAAATTCAGCTGATAAGGCAAATTAAAGTCGCAAGGCAGACGTGGACGGCACAAGAAAATATTTTATCTTTGAGAACAATACTTGTTTTACAAGGCAAACCAGTAGCAGTTGTATAATTAATCTGTTTCTTGCTGTGGATCAACAAAGTTAATtcatattaaaacaaatcttttaaaTTATCTGTAAAATCTACACTGAGCTATAAAATTTGataaaaactactaaaaagtagttttttttagATTTGGCACTGAAACGACAGATTGGCACAACAGGTCAGGGACTGATGACATAAAAATATACCTCTGTTACCCCCCCATTTAAATccataaacacattcatttagATTGTTAAAAGCAAATTTATAAGTTATATGAATAATTTTAACTAAAGTTAAATAGTGCATGTTAGCTTTACAGGCAGTGTCCATAAAATCCAAATAGAGCAGTTTCCATGGTGACATAAGTTTGGCATCTGTCCAACTCCAGTGCATTTTTAAAGCCAATTCAGTGCACAACCCTGTCGAACCACAATTAAGAAATAAAATTCACATAGAAGATAAACCCAATCTTAccctaaaacaaaaacatatttagtcATATGACTCAGGCTGTGAAGGACAAATTGTTATCTAGGTGTCCTTTAGGTGGAAGACTGCTGTCTGGTTGATGGTACAATCTAAGATCGGTTTTATTATTGGTTGTGCAAGGCACATAACGATGAGGATCAGCTTAAGGATGGAACAAGACAATCAGAAGTGAAAAGACGTTTCTGTTTCTCTAATCCGCAGACAGAAGTCCAGATAAAGAGCAGGGGCCTCATTCATAAAACAGTAGGTAGGATACATACGAGTCTTGTATGTGCGCACAAAGGCTGAAAATGGCATACGCAAAAGAatattcagatttataaaactgtGCACACGCACACCTGACATTTGCTCGAAAAGTGGCGTCTAGGGTCTGAAAGATGCGTACACAATGGTTATTAACAAGGCCCCAGGTCGGAGAAGACATGAAGTTAATCTTTAACAAAAAACTCTCTGCCGTGGCAACAGATCCCAGGTAGTCATTTCCCTTttgaaaatcaacattttaGACTATTTCCTGCGAATTTGCCCACAAAAGAATGTAGATGAGcattcaaaatgcatgtgcgtTTATGAGTTAATGTGTCTTTCATTGTTTAACGTCTTCAGTGAACCCATATAAAGAAAGCTACCTCGTCCAGGTCCACAGGGTAGTCAGTGAGGTGAATGGGGCCTTTATCAAAATATTCTCCCTTGTAGCTTCTCCAGCGTCCTGCTGGCAGATAGATGTCCCTCTCCTGCTTGCCTGGCTCCAACACCGGAGCCACCATCAGGTCATCCCCGATGAGAAACTGGGAGTCGATCTTATAGGCTGCCTCGTCATTAGTGGCGATCCACCAAAGAGGTCTTATGATCGGGTCTCCTGTGTCAAGAACCTCACCTGCCAGTTCCAGAACCCTTGGTGCCACC from Limanda limanda chromosome 5, fLimLim1.1, whole genome shotgun sequence includes:
- the LOC133002147 gene encoding CD59 glycoprotein-like, with the translated sequence MQLFGALVLFTTLSTACGLKCYFCTPLTSNCTDTIVCPDGFDRCSSVQALGIMVTKGCINEKLCVGGKLCCEGDLCNSAALTGPSAILLLVSSAIITPFL